AAGCCGCCGAAGACGACAGAGTGGATCGCGCCGAGGCGGGCGCAGGCGAGCATGGCCACGGCCGCCTCGGGGATCATGGGCATGTAGATGACGACTCGATCGCCCTTGGTTACGCCCTTGTCGGAGAGCGCTCGAGCGAAGCGGGAGACCTCATCGAGGAGTTCCGAGTAGGTGATCGAACGGACGGTGTCGGTGACCGGCGAGTCGTAGATGATGGCTGCCTGATCGCCGCGGCCGTCAGCGACATGGCGGTCGATCGCGTTGAAGCAGACGTTGAGCTCGCCGTCGGGGAACCAGCGATAGATCGGCGCATTCGAATCGTCGACGGCTTTCGTCGGTTCGGTGACCCAGTCGATGTGGTTCTTGGCCTGCTCGAGCCAGAATCCCTCGGGGTCCTCGGCGATGCGGGTCACGACGTCGTCGTAGTTGGCTGTGGAGTTCTCGGCGGTGGTGTTCATGATCCTATTGTGACGCATGGCACAGTGTTGTGCAGAGGTGGGGTGCCTATCTTCGGGGGAATGCCGTCGGCACTAAAGTCGACCCAATTCCCTGAACTCGGACCGGGAGAGGGCACAATGGGGATATGAGATTCCTGGTTGCACTGATCCTCGGCCTGGCCGTCATGTTCGGTCTGAACGCCATCTTCGACTTCTTCGCGATGGCGCGACCGTGGGGTTCGATCCTCATGGGCGTCATCGTCGGACTGACCATGCTCGTCGTCCTGCTCATCTGGGAGGCCGTGCGCCCGACCCAGCCGAAGGGCGAATCAGCGAAGGCCAAGGCGAAGGCGCAGAAGAGCGAAGACGAGAGGGCGAAGGCCCGTGCCGAACGTCGTGCACGACTCGCCGCCGAGGCGGGAGTGAGCCTCGAAGGCGTCGACGGTGCTCTGCCGGGATCGACCGCCCAGACCGCTGAGGCGAGCGACTCCGACGAAACGGCAGCCGATGGTGAGAACGCTTCCGAGAGCGAGAAGGTCGCCGACGGTGAGCCTACCGCCGACACCGGCGCCGAGGCGACTGCCGCCTCGACCGCCGCCGAGAAGACTTCCGACAGTGCCGCCGATGATGCGACCGAAGGTGAGGCCGAGCAGTCCGGGGAGACGGAATCGTCCCTGGAATCAGACGGAAGCGGAGCCGACGCCACATCGCAGAATGAGGGACAGACCGCAGACGCGGTGCAGTCCGAAACATCGGCTTCGAACGAAACGGCGGCTCCGAATGAAGCTGTGAAGTCTGACGAGGACAGGGACGGTGCCGATGAGTCGGAGAAGCCCGACCTGCTGGTGAAGCCCGCGCAGCCCGCAGAACCGCCGGAGCCGACCGCATCCGCGGGACCTGCCGGCGCACAAACTGTCGAAGGTGCATCGGCGACAACCGATGAGAAGTCGGCAGCACAGGCAGGAGACTCGTCCGAGCTGCCGCCGCTTCCGCCGATGCCTCCGGCGTTCCCCTCTCAGCCCACCAACGCTCCGCAAGCCGGTGCCGCCGAGGCGAGGAACGATGACATGTCCGCTGCTCCGTCACTGAATAAGGACGATGCCAGCGACAGCGGATCCGCCCCGGCATCCGACCCGGATCTCGAAGGGCAAGCTGATGATCCGGCGACGCTCGACCCGGAGGAATTCGACGAATCCGCCAGCGGGTCCTCGCTTGAGGCACCGCCGACCGGTGAGCCCGGAATGTCGGCAGACGCACTCTCCGGCAAGCTGCCGGAAGAGGTCGATGAGTCCGCCGGCACGGCCGATGAAGAGCCTGCCGACGACGAATCCGAGGACGCTGAGGCGCCTGAACGTAAGGGTCCCTCAGCCGAGGAGAACAACCAGTACCGGCTCTGAGCCGGTCATATCGTCTCCGGTCATATCGTCTCTGAGCCAGCGAACCCGCTCAGGCGTAGTGTGCGGCGAGGATTTGCATACCCTCTTCGATGCTGACGCGGGGAGTCCAGCCGAGGACTTCCTGAGTCCGCCGCTGATCGAACCAATGCGCGGTCGACAGCTGTTCGGCGAGGAACCTGGTCAACGGGGGTTCGTCGTCATGCTCTCCGAGTTCCCACACCTTCTCGACCACGGTTCCGGCGGCCAGTGCCGGTGACACCGGAATGCGCAGCTTCGGCTCCGATGCACCGCCGGCGATCGCGATGCGTGACATCAGCTCGCCGATGGGCCGCGGCTGGCCATTCGTCACCACCAGCGCCTCACCATGAGTGGAATCGACTGCAGTCACCGCGGCGACGATCGCCTCAACGGCATTGTCGACGAACAGAGTGTCGACAAGGGCGGCTCCCGACCCGAGCACCGGCATCCGACCCGCACGAGCGCGATCGATGACCCGTTCCGTGAGCTGAGTGTCGCCCGGGCCCCACATGAGATGCGGGCGCAGGACGAGCACCCGGAAGTCAGGCGAATCGGCACCCAGGGCAATCCGCTCCCCGGCGCCCTTCGTCCGCGCATACTCGCCGCGCGCGACCTCCGGAGACGCAGGTTCGGCACCGTCGCCGATGATCGACTCGCCGGTATGCGCCACCGACGGCGATGAGATATGGACCAGGCGCGGCACACCGGCGGCCCGAGCCGCATCAACGAGAGTGCGGGTGCCGCCGATATTCACGGCTTCGAATTCCTTGGGATCGCCCATCATCGAGACCTTCGCGGCCAAGTGCACGACCGCCTCGGCGCCGGTGACCGCCTGATCGACGGCGGACGCATCGGTTACCGAACCCATCACATCGGTGGCGCCGTCCACCCCAGAGGGGCGACGCTGCAGGGTCGTGACCTCGAAACCGGCGGTGACGAGCGCACTGGCGACGGAGGAACCGAGCAGCCCGGAGGCTCCGGTGACGGTGATTCTCATGTCATCCTCAGACGTTTCCCCGCACCGGCCCACCGGCCAGGACGCTGTCGGCCCAGGCGGCGAGGCGGGAACGGTCGATCTTCGAATTGTGGCGGATGTCGGTGGGGAATTCGGGTGCCACGAGCACCGCAGCCAGATCATGTCCACCGGCCTCGGCGACCTTCTCCCGCAGACGCTCCGACAGGTCCAGGGGCGCCAGACCGGGTGAGAGCGAGGTGCCCTCGGCATCGAGCACCGCCACGAGAGCCTGAGTGCCGACGGGGCCGATTCCGACGACAGAGCTGCGGCTGACCTGGGCGTCGGCGTCGATGAGCGCCTCGAGCCCCCCGGGTCCGACCGGCCCGCGCGGCGTCGTGACGACGTGCTGCAGTCGCCCCTCGAGCCACACGCGACCGGCGTCGTCGATATGGCCGATGTCGTTCGTCCGGTGCCAGGTCAGACCGTGCAGATCATCACGGGCCGAGTCCGCAGTGGTGCGCCACAGGTTGTCGTAGCCGGACTTGATATGGGCGGCGCTGACGACGAATTCGCCGAGGCGTTCCTGTGCGGCCTTGCCCTGCAGCAGCTCATCAGACGATGCGCCTGAGGCATCGATGGGCGCCAGCGCGAGTTCGACGCCGTCGATCGGCTGCCCCACGCACACACCGAGACCACCCGTGGCGTCGGCAGCGGCCACACCGTCGCGATCGATGTCGGTGAGCAGGAGTCCCTCGGTCATGCCGTACGGGGAGTGGATGGACGCGGTCGGGAACACCTCGGCGATGGCGTCCATGAGTTCCAGGGGCACGGGCGCACCCGCCGAGAGCACGAGTTCGACGCGTTCGCATGCGGCCTTCTGCTCGGCGTCGAGCTCCGAGGCGGTCGCTGCGACATTCGTGTACGCGGCTGGAGACGCGAAGACCATGGTCGCCCGTCCGGCGATGATCGCATCGGCGATCGCGGTGGCCGTGAGAGTCTTCGGTTTCGTCACCGACATGTCCGGAGTCACCGAGGTGGCCCCGATGGCCGGTCCCAACAGGGCGAACGGTGGGAAGCCGGCCACCAGACCGGTGCCTTCGGTGACGTTGAAGGTCCTGGTCAGCACTGCCGCCAGCGAGGAGATGTCCGCATGCGTATAGCGCACGCCCTTCGCGGGTCCCGTCGACCCGGAGGTGAAGAGGACCGCCGCATCGGCATCCGGCGCCGGAGTCGGCAGCTCGTGCCGGTGCGGTGTGCGGGAGAGTTCGGTCAGGCTGGTCTCGGCCTTGAACAGGCGGGAGCGCACGGGCCCGAGCGGACTCACGGAGATCCGGCGGCCTGGCCAGCCGAAGGCGCGTGCCAGGGTCAGTCCCGGCAGCTCGCCGATGATCCACTGCGGATCGGCCGAGGTGATCGCCCGGGTCATCCCCTTCGGACCGAGCCCGGCGTCGGCGACGACGGCGACCGCACCGATCTTCAGACACGCATAGAGAGCGGCGGTGAGATTGTTGCCCGGAGGCACGAGCATGGACACCCGATCCCCGGGCTTCACGCCGAGGTCGCGCAGGCCGTTCGCGATCGACGTGGTGACGTGCCACAGGTGGTGCCACGTGATCTGCTGCGCCGGGTTCTGCGCGAAGTCGACCGATGCGATCGCCTCGTCATCGTGGCGGGCATCGAGGATCGCCGTCACCGCGCGAACGTCTGCTGCGCTGCTGGAGGCCGTGCCATCCGCGGCCTCGGAGGTCGGTGCCTTCGCCGAGGCGGACGTGCCCGACCGCGCGGACGAATCCTTAGCGGGGGCCGCCTCGGTGGGGGTGTTCGCGGTGTCGGGCGCATCGAACCGGGCGCTCAGCCAGTCGAGGACGAGACCGGGAACATCGTGATCTTCGCTGACGAGGTGGGAGGCCGTTTCGAACCGGTGCACATCGGCCTGCGGCAGACGCTGGCGCAGGTCGCGCAGATAGCGTTCGAGGAACACCGGGTCCTTCGGACCCCACACGAGCAGCGCCGGCTTGTCGAAGGCAGCGATGTCCTTGCCGATGCGCTGGAGCTCGGGATCGGAGGCATGAGTGTCATCGACGGGGATATCGGCGACGAAATTGCCGATCGCCCACCGATCCTCCGCCTTCCGATAAGGGGCGTGGAACGCGCCCTTCGTCTCGGCATCGAGATTGCCGAGGCTCAAGGTCACCCGCAGGAACCAGTCGGTGAGCACGGTGGCCGTCGGCAGCATGGGTCCGGCCAGGGTCGCGCGCAGCGGTGCTGGCACCGGGGCGTCCTCGGGCTGGTGGACGGCCGTGTTGAGGCTGATGGCAGCGGACACACGATCGGTGTTCCGGGCGGCCCAGCCGAGCGAGAGGACTCCGCCCCAGTCGTGACCGATCGTCACAATCGGGTGGGCGGCGGATCCGGTGGCGGCCACCTCGGCGAACAGATCGGAGGCGACGGCATCGAAATCGGCGATGCGATCGGCGATGCGGCGCACCTCGGCGGACTTCGGGCTGGGCATCGCGGAATGGGGGAGTCGTTCGGAGAAACCCATCTCGAGCTGGTCGGGGGCGATGAGCCGCCAGGCGCGGCCGCCGGACTGCGCGGCATCGATGGTGGCGCGAGCCAGCCGACGCCACAGATACGACCAGGTCGGGTTGCCGTGGAGGGCGACGATCGTGCCCGCCGGCTCCACCCCGGCAGCGGTCAGGGCCGGCAGGGTGTCGAGCACATGGAACGCATGAGTCCCGTCGGAGGTTCTCGCCTCGACGATCCGGGACCAGGCAGTGTCCCACTCGGGCAGCTGCGGGGGAATCGTGGCCGGCCGTGCAGGAAATCTCATGAAGGTCTCTACCACTCGATCTCGGTCATGGCGGTGTTGAGGCCGGAGCCGACGCCCATGCACAGGATGCGGTCGCCGGGTCTGAGGTTCTCGGCCTCACGGGACAGGGTGATGGGCAGGGAAGCGGGGCCGACGTTGCCCAGCTCCGGATAGCTCACGGGGATCCGGTCGGGATCGAGGTTCGCGGCCTTCGTGATCGAATTCGTGTGCACATCGGAGACCTGGTGCATGACGTAGCGGTCCATCTCCCGCCAGTTCCAACCGGTCTCGTGGGCTTCCTCCCACGCAGCGACGACGAGTTCCATGCCGCCGGAGAGCAGCCCCTTCGTGTCGGTGAACATTCCGTTGTGGTCGCCGACGCACAGCTCGTGATGCTGGGTGGCCGCACGGGTGATCCCGCCGAGGATGCGGTGGCCCTCCGGATGTTTGTCGGCCGGTCCGAGGACTGCGGCGGCAGCGCCGGAGCCCAGGGTCAGGGACGCGAATTCGTTGAGGTATTCCTCGCGAGTGATGTCCGGACGGTTGAGGCGACGCAGCGTCGCCTCCTGAACACGGGAGGCGTCTTCGCCGGCGACGATGAGGGCGTATTCGATCTGCCCGGCGTCGATCATGTTCGCGGCCAAGGTCATTCCATTGACGAATCCGAGACAGGCGTTGGCGATATCGAAGTTCATCGCCTGGGGGCCGAGCCCGATGCCGGCGTGGACGCCGACGGCCACGGACGGTTCCAGGTGCTC
Above is a window of Brevibacterium siliguriense DNA encoding:
- a CDS encoding putative sodium/potassium/calcium exchanger; the encoded protein is MRFLVALILGLAVMFGLNAIFDFFAMARPWGSILMGVIVGLTMLVVLLIWEAVRPTQPKGESAKAKAKAQKSEDERAKARAERRARLAAEAGVSLEGVDGALPGSTAQTAEASDSDETAADGENASESEKVADGEPTADTGAEATAASTAAEKTSDSAADDATEGEAEQSGETESSLESDGSGADATSQNEGQTADAVQSETSASNETAAPNEAVKSDEDRDGADESEKPDLLVKPAQPAEPPEPTASAGPAGAQTVEGASATTDEKSAAQAGDSSELPPLPPMPPAFPSQPTNAPQAGAAEARNDDMSAAPSLNKDDASDSGSAPASDPDLEGQADDPATLDPEEFDESASGSSLEAPPTGEPGMSADALSGKLPEEVDESAGTADEEPADDESEDAEAPERKGPSAEENNQYRL
- a CDS encoding alpha/beta fold hydrolase, translating into MRFPARPATIPPQLPEWDTAWSRIVEARTSDGTHAFHVLDTLPALTAAGVEPAGTIVALHGNPTWSYLWRRLARATIDAAQSGGRAWRLIAPDQLEMGFSERLPHSAMPSPKSAEVRRIADRIADFDAVASDLFAEVAATGSAAHPIVTIGHDWGGVLSLGWAARNTDRVSAAISLNTAVHQPEDAPVPAPLRATLAGPMLPTATVLTDWFLRVTLSLGNLDAETKGAFHAPYRKAEDRWAIGNFVADIPVDDTHASDPELQRIGKDIAAFDKPALLVWGPKDPVFLERYLRDLRQRLPQADVHRFETASHLVSEDHDVPGLVLDWLSARFDAPDTANTPTEAAPAKDSSARSGTSASAKAPTSEAADGTASSSAADVRAVTAILDARHDDEAIASVDFAQNPAQQITWHHLWHVTTSIANGLRDLGVKPGDRVSMLVPPGNNLTAALYACLKIGAVAVVADAGLGPKGMTRAITSADPQWIIGELPGLTLARAFGWPGRRISVSPLGPVRSRLFKAETSLTELSRTPHRHELPTPAPDADAAVLFTSGSTGPAKGVRYTHADISSLAAVLTRTFNVTEGTGLVAGFPPFALLGPAIGATSVTPDMSVTKPKTLTATAIADAIIAGRATMVFASPAAYTNVAATASELDAEQKAACERVELVLSAGAPVPLELMDAIAEVFPTASIHSPYGMTEGLLLTDIDRDGVAAADATGGLGVCVGQPIDGVELALAPIDASGASSDELLQGKAAQERLGEFVVSAAHIKSGYDNLWRTTADSARDDLHGLTWHRTNDIGHIDDAGRVWLEGRLQHVVTTPRGPVGPGGLEALIDADAQVSRSSVVGIGPVGTQALVAVLDAEGTSLSPGLAPLDLSERLREKVAEAGGHDLAAVLVAPEFPTDIRHNSKIDRSRLAAWADSVLAGGPVRGNV
- a CDS encoding 3-oxoacyl-ACP synthase III, with protein sequence MANGNATFRHSNVALLGLTETLAPNEVTSQEFDERLADTLSSLNLPQGLLQRVAGVYARRNWDEPHQFADGAIAAGKKALAEAGVSPDAVGLMVNTSVTREHLEPSVAVGVHAGIGLGPQAMNFDIANACLGFVNGMTLAANMIDAGQIEYALIVAGEDASRVQEATLRRLNRPDITREEYLNEFASLTLGSGAAAAVLGPADKHPEGHRILGGITRAATQHHELCVGDHNGMFTDTKGLLSGGMELVVAAWEEAHETGWNWREMDRYVMHQVSDVHTNSITKAANLDPDRIPVSYPELGNVGPASLPITLSREAENLRPGDRILCMGVGSGLNTAMTEIEW
- a CDS encoding NAD-dependent epimerase/dehydratase family protein translates to MRITVTGASGLLGSSVASALVTAGFEVTTLQRRPSGVDGATDVMGSVTDASAVDQAVTGAEAVVHLAAKVSMMGDPKEFEAVNIGGTRTLVDAARAAGVPRLVHISSPSVAHTGESIIGDGAEPASPEVARGEYARTKGAGERIALGADSPDFRVLVLRPHLMWGPGDTQLTERVIDRARAGRMPVLGSGAALVDTLFVDNAVEAIVAAVTAVDSTHGEALVVTNGQPRPIGELMSRIAIAGGASEPKLRIPVSPALAAGTVVEKVWELGEHDDEPPLTRFLAEQLSTAHWFDQRRTQEVLGWTPRVSIEEGMQILAAHYA